The Betaproteobacteria bacterium genome includes a window with the following:
- a CDS encoding NADH-quinone oxidoreductase subunit M: protein MQSSSIILSLTIWVPILAGILTLFLNGDQQKSSARWVALVGSVLGFAVAIPLWTGFDNASAAMQFVERTPWVSRFSINYALGVDGISMLFVVLNSFITVIVVIAGWEVIKEKVSQYFAAFLIMSGLVNGVFAATDAILFYLFFEAMLIPMFLIIGVWGGPNRVYAAVKFFLYTLLGSLLMLAAFIYLYNVTNGSFDILDYHRVPLSKDVQIMLFFAFFASFAVKVPMWPVHTWLPDAHVEAPTGGSVVLAAITLKIGAYGFLRFNLPITPDASHVLTGFMITLSLIAVVYIGLVALAQTDMKKLVAYSSIAHMGFVTLGFFIFNVQGMEGGLVQMVSHGFVSAAMFLCIGVLYDRVHSREISAYGGVVNTMPKYAFFAVFFGMANAGLPATSGFVGEFMVILGAIKVNFWYAFLAATTLILGAAYTLWMVKRVIFGEIANDHVRKLTDINGREMLFLAVLAAAVLIMGIYPQPMTEVMHTTVDALLKHVAAGKLN, encoded by the coding sequence ATGCAAAGCAGCTCGATCATTCTTAGTCTGACAATCTGGGTGCCGATTCTGGCGGGCATCCTCACGCTATTCCTGAATGGCGACCAACAGAAATCGTCCGCACGCTGGGTGGCGTTGGTGGGTAGCGTACTCGGCTTCGCCGTCGCCATTCCGCTGTGGACCGGCTTCGACAACGCCTCCGCCGCCATGCAATTTGTCGAGCGCACGCCATGGGTGTCGCGTTTCAGCATCAACTACGCGCTCGGTGTCGACGGTATCTCAATGCTGTTCGTGGTGTTGAACAGCTTCATCACGGTCATCGTCGTGATCGCGGGCTGGGAAGTGATCAAGGAGAAGGTTTCGCAGTACTTTGCCGCATTCCTGATCATGTCCGGTCTCGTGAATGGCGTCTTTGCCGCCACCGATGCCATCCTGTTTTATTTGTTCTTCGAGGCGATGCTGATCCCGATGTTCCTGATCATCGGTGTCTGGGGCGGCCCGAATCGTGTCTACGCCGCCGTCAAGTTCTTCTTGTACACCTTGCTGGGCTCGCTGCTGATGCTGGCCGCGTTCATCTATCTGTACAACGTCACCAATGGCAGCTTTGATATTCTCGACTACCATCGTGTACCGCTCAGCAAGGACGTGCAGATCATGCTGTTCTTCGCCTTCTTTGCATCGTTCGCGGTAAAGGTGCCGATGTGGCCGGTGCATACGTGGTTGCCGGATGCTCACGTCGAGGCGCCCACGGGCGGTTCTGTGGTGCTGGCGGCCATCACGCTGAAGATCGGCGCATACGGCTTCCTGCGTTTCAACCTGCCGATCACGCCGGACGCGAGCCACGTGTTAACCGGCTTCATGATCACGCTGTCGCTGATTGCGGTCGTGTACATCGGCTTGGTGGCACTTGCCCAGACAGACATGAAGAAGCTGGTGGCATATTCGTCGATTGCGCACATGGGATTTGTGACGCTGGGATTTTTCATCTTCAATGTGCAGGGGATGGAAGGCGGGTTGGTGCAGATGGTTTCGCATGGCTTTGTGTCCGCAGCCATGTTCCTGTGCATCGGCGTGCTGTATGACCGCGTCCATTCGCGGGAAATATCCGCCTATGGTGGGGTGGTGAACACCATGCCGAAATATGCATTCTTCGCGGTGTTCTTCGGCATGGCCAACGCGGGCTTGCCGGCGACATCCGGTTTTGTCGGGGAATTCATGGTGATCCTGGGCGCCATCAAGGTGAACTTCTGGTATGCATTCCTGGCCGCGACGACGTTGATCCTCGGCGCTGCTTACACACTGTGGATGGTGAAGCGCGTGATCTTCGGGGAGATCGCCAACGATCATGTGCGCAAACTCACCGATATCAATGGCCGCGAAATGCTGTTCCTCGCGGTGCTGGCGGCAGCGGTGCTGATCATGGGTATCTATCCGCAACCGATGACGGAAGTGATGCACACAACGGTTGACGCGCTGCTGAAGCATGTCGCAGCCGGAAAACTGAATTAG
- the nuoN gene encoding NADH-quinone oxidoreductase subunit NuoN, with amino-acid sequence MTVSSLNLALAAPEIFLLVMTLIVMIVDLFSAAEKREGRLFFLSIFTLILVALSLYAPLDAPRYGFNGMFVVDGMAVILKAAIVVAVALVIIYSRAYLVARNLFTGEFVLLVLFATLGMMVMVSANHFVSLYLGLELFALSTYAMVALNRDSATASEAAMKYFILGALASGLLLYGLSMIYGATGSLDVAKVAKIIEASRANDPLITFGLVFVVAGLAFKLGVVPFHMWVPDVYQGAPTAMTLFIGSAPKIAAFGFIMRILADSMGGAVGDWQGMLVIMSALSLALGNIVAIAQTNLKRMLAYSTISHMGFMLLGILAGTKNGYSASMFYSISYALMTLVSFGMIMLLSRAGFEAENLEDFKGLNQRSPWYAFLMLIVMFSMAGIPPFLGFWAKLTVLEGALNAGYTWLVVFAVLMSVIGAFYYLRVVKLMYFDAPTDSTPIVAAAGFRSLLAVNAFGLLALGLFPGVLLTACLNAIQRSF; translated from the coding sequence ATGACGGTTTCATCCCTCAATCTTGCACTGGCGGCACCAGAGATCTTCCTGCTGGTCATGACCTTGATCGTGATGATCGTGGATCTGTTCTCTGCCGCGGAAAAGCGTGAAGGCCGCTTGTTCTTCCTGTCGATCTTTACCCTGATCCTGGTGGCATTGAGCCTGTATGCGCCGCTGGATGCGCCACGCTACGGCTTCAACGGCATGTTTGTCGTCGACGGCATGGCGGTGATTTTGAAAGCGGCGATTGTGGTTGCCGTTGCCCTGGTCATCATCTACAGCCGAGCCTATCTGGTCGCGCGCAACCTGTTCACCGGTGAGTTCGTCCTGCTCGTGCTGTTCGCGACCCTTGGCATGATGGTCATGGTCTCGGCCAATCACTTCGTGTCGCTCTATCTCGGCCTGGAATTATTCGCGCTCTCCACCTATGCGATGGTCGCGCTCAATCGCGATTCAGCCACCGCATCCGAGGCGGCGATGAAGTACTTCATCCTCGGCGCCCTCGCGTCGGGATTGCTGTTGTATGGCTTGTCGATGATCTACGGCGCGACCGGTTCGCTCGACGTGGCCAAGGTCGCCAAGATCATTGAAGCCAGCCGCGCCAACGATCCGCTGATCACCTTCGGCTTGGTGTTCGTGGTGGCGGGGCTCGCGTTCAAGTTGGGCGTAGTGCCGTTTCACATGTGGGTGCCAGACGTTTATCAAGGTGCGCCGACGGCGATGACGCTGTTCATCGGCTCTGCGCCGAAAATCGCCGCGTTTGGGTTCATCATGCGCATTCTGGCGGATTCCATGGGGGGCGCGGTCGGTGACTGGCAGGGCATGCTGGTGATCATGTCAGCGCTATCGTTGGCACTCGGCAACATCGTCGCCATTGCCCAGACCAATTTGAAACGCATGCTGGCGTATTCGACGATTTCACACATGGGTTTCATGCTGCTGGGTATTCTGGCCGGCACCAAGAACGGTTATTCGGCGAGCATGTTCTACAGCATCAGCTACGCCCTGATGACACTGGTCTCCTTCGGCATGATCATGCTGCTGTCGCGTGCCGGATTCGAAGCGGAGAACCTTGAGGATTTCAAAGGGCTCAACCAGCGCTCGCCGTGGTACGCCTTCCTGATGCTGATCGTCATGTTCTCGATGGCGGGTATTCCGCCGTTCCTGGGTTTCTGGGCGAAGTTGACGGTGCTCGAAGGCGCGCTCAATGCTGGCTACACGTGGCTGGTCGTATTCGCGGTGCTGATGAGTGTCATCGGGGCGTTCTACTATCTGCGTGTCGTCAAGCTGATGTATTTCGATGCGCCCACCGATTCAACACCTATCGTCGCAGCCGCCGGTTTCCGCAGCCTGCTCGCCGTCAACGCATTCGGCCTGCTGGCCCTTGGCCTATTCCCCGGCGTCCTGTTGACGGCATGTTTGAATGCCATCCAGCGCTCCTTCTAG
- a CDS encoding NADH-quinone oxidoreductase subunit J: MNFQSIIFYAFAAMLIFSALRVITARNPVHAAMFLVLSFFTAAALWLLIYAEFLAITLILVYVGAVMVLFLFVVMMLDINFDKLREGFWKHLPVAATVAVLMAAQMALLLWGSALKLHTVSPGAPAATVSNTKALGRLLYSEYLLPFELAAVVLLVAMVAAIALTFRGRKDVKSQNIAAQVRVKSTDRLKIISMRAEVEPPDEPKNEEKQA; encoded by the coding sequence ATGAACTTTCAATCCATTATCTTTTACGCCTTTGCCGCCATGCTGATCTTTTCAGCTTTGCGTGTCATCACGGCCCGGAACCCGGTGCATGCAGCCATGTTCCTGGTGCTGTCCTTTTTCACCGCCGCGGCGCTGTGGCTGCTGATCTACGCCGAATTCCTCGCGATCACGCTGATTCTGGTTTACGTCGGTGCGGTGATGGTGCTGTTCCTGTTCGTGGTGATGATGCTCGATATCAACTTCGACAAACTGCGCGAAGGTTTCTGGAAACATCTGCCGGTTGCGGCAACGGTCGCGGTGTTGATGGCGGCACAGATGGCGTTGCTATTGTGGGGAAGCGCGCTCAAGTTGCATACGGTTTCGCCCGGTGCGCCCGCGGCGACGGTGTCGAATACCAAGGCGTTGGGACGACTGTTGTATTCCGAGTATCTGCTGCCGTTCGAACTCGCGGCGGTCGTGCTACTGGTGGCGATGGTGGCGGCCATCGCGCTGACGTTCCGCGGCCGCAAGGACGTGAAATCGCAGAACATTGCTGCTCAGGTACGCGTGAAGAGTACGGATCGTCTGAAAATCATTTCCATGCGTGCTGAGGTGGAACCGCCGGATGAGCCGAAGAATGAGGAGAAGCAAGCGTGA
- the nuoI gene encoding NADH-quinone oxidoreductase subunit NuoI: protein MWDRTKEFLGSLLLAELVQGLKLTGRHLFARKITVLFPEEKTPQSPRFRGLHALRRYPNGEERCIACKLCEAVCPALAITIESEQREDGSRRTTRYDIDLMKCIFCGFCEESCPVDSIVETHLLEYHGETRSDLYYTKPMLLAIGDKYEAEIAKRRAEDAAYR from the coding sequence ATGTGGGATAGAACCAAAGAATTTCTGGGAAGCCTGCTGCTGGCCGAATTGGTGCAGGGTCTGAAATTGACCGGACGACACCTGTTCGCGCGCAAGATCACTGTGCTGTTCCCGGAAGAGAAGACCCCGCAGAGCCCGCGTTTCCGCGGACTGCATGCGTTGCGCCGTTACCCGAACGGCGAGGAACGCTGCATCGCCTGCAAGTTGTGCGAAGCAGTGTGTCCAGCCTTGGCGATCACGATCGAATCCGAGCAGCGCGAAGATGGTTCACGCCGCACCACCCGTTACGACATCGATCTCATGAAGTGTATTTTTTGCGGCTTTTGCGAAGAATCGTGTCCGGTGGATTCGATTGTCGAAACACATTTACTGGAGTATCACGGCGAAACACGCAGTGATCTTTACTACACCAAACCCATGCTGCTGGCTATTGGCGACAAGTATGAAGCCGAGATTGCCAAGCGACGTGCAGAGGACGCGGCCTACCGTTAA
- the nuoL gene encoding NADH-quinone oxidoreductase subunit L, with translation MIENKLVLLAVPLLPLLGAVLAGFLGRTLGRTFAHTVTIFGVLAAFILSVLIFQDVQAGKTFNGAIYTWLVTDGINLQIGFLIDSLTVTMMMVVTFVSLMVHVYTIGYMAEDDGYTRFFGYISLFTFSMLMLVMSNNFLQLFFGWEAVGLVSYLLIGFWYTRPTAIYANLKAFLVNRVGDFGFLLGIGFVFATFGSLDYATVFKLAPNFADALIEVVPGWHWSLLTAICICLFIGAMGKSAQFPLHVWLPDSMEGPTPISALIHAATMVTAGIFMVARMSPLFEMSQAALSFVLMIGAITAFFMALIAIVQYDIKRVVAYSTLSQLGFMTMALGAGAYSAGIFHLMTHAFFKAVLFLGAGSVIIAMHHEQDMRKMGGLRKYMPITYLTMLIGALANAGFPPFAGFFSKDSIIEAIHASHTPGHAIAYYAALGGVFVGGLYSFRLIFFAFHGKERFAEHSHDAHGHDEHDAHHGLPPGQKPHETPWVVWFPLILLAIPSVVIGWMTIEPMLFGTYFGDAIKATETMADLKKEFHGAGAMVMHGLTAWPFWLALAGAVTAWYCYIIKPELPGKIRTALAFPVKILEDKYGFDRFYSWFFASGARKLGQGLWRFGDVTIIDGIMVNGTAKLIGWFSGVARSVQTGYVYTYAFTMIFGVFVALSLVYMKLG, from the coding sequence ATGATCGAAAACAAACTCGTCCTGCTCGCGGTTCCGCTACTTCCGTTGCTGGGTGCCGTGCTGGCCGGCTTTCTGGGACGCACGCTGGGCCGGACGTTTGCCCATACGGTTACCATCTTTGGCGTACTTGCTGCGTTCATTCTCTCTGTTCTCATTTTCCAGGACGTTCAGGCGGGCAAGACCTTCAATGGCGCGATTTACACCTGGCTGGTGACGGATGGCATCAACCTGCAAATCGGCTTCCTGATCGATTCACTTACAGTCACGATGATGATGGTCGTGACCTTTGTCTCTCTGATGGTGCACGTCTATACCATCGGCTACATGGCCGAGGATGACGGGTACACGCGCTTCTTCGGCTACATCTCGCTATTCACCTTCTCGATGTTGATGCTGGTGATGTCGAACAACTTCCTGCAACTGTTCTTCGGTTGGGAAGCGGTAGGGCTTGTGTCTTATTTGCTGATCGGTTTCTGGTACACACGGCCGACGGCGATCTACGCAAACCTGAAAGCATTCCTGGTCAATCGCGTTGGCGACTTTGGTTTCCTGCTCGGTATCGGATTCGTATTCGCCACCTTTGGTTCGCTCGATTACGCGACAGTATTCAAACTTGCCCCCAATTTCGCCGATGCGCTGATCGAAGTCGTTCCCGGCTGGCACTGGTCGCTGCTGACTGCGATCTGCATTTGCCTGTTCATTGGCGCGATGGGCAAGTCCGCGCAGTTCCCGCTGCATGTGTGGCTGCCGGATTCGATGGAAGGCCCGACACCGATCTCCGCATTGATCCATGCGGCAACCATGGTGACGGCTGGTATCTTCATGGTGGCACGCATGTCGCCGCTGTTCGAGATGTCGCAGGCGGCACTGTCGTTTGTGTTGATGATCGGTGCGATCACTGCGTTCTTCATGGCGCTGATCGCCATCGTGCAATATGACATCAAGCGCGTCGTGGCCTATTCCACGCTTTCTCAGCTCGGGTTCATGACGATGGCTCTAGGTGCGGGCGCCTATTCAGCCGGCATCTTCCACTTGATGACGCACGCGTTCTTCAAGGCGGTACTGTTCCTCGGTGCCGGTTCGGTGATCATCGCCATGCATCATGAGCAGGACATGCGCAAGATGGGCGGTCTCCGGAAATATATGCCGATCACCTATTTGACGATGTTGATAGGCGCGCTGGCCAACGCGGGCTTCCCGCCGTTCGCCGGCTTCTTCTCCAAAGATTCGATCATTGAAGCGATTCACGCTTCGCATACGCCGGGGCATGCTATCGCTTACTACGCCGCGCTGGGCGGCGTATTTGTCGGTGGCTTGTATTCGTTCCGCCTGATATTTTTCGCATTCCACGGCAAGGAACGATTCGCGGAACATAGCCACGACGCGCACGGCCATGACGAGCACGATGCCCATCACGGTTTGCCGCCCGGCCAGAAACCGCATGAAACTCCGTGGGTGGTATGGTTTCCGCTGATCTTGCTCGCGATTCCGTCGGTCGTGATCGGTTGGATGACGATTGAACCGATGTTGTTTGGTACCTATTTCGGCGATGCCATCAAGGCGACCGAGACGATGGCTGACCTGAAGAAAGAATTTCACGGCGCGGGCGCAATGGTCATGCACGGGCTGACTGCGTGGCCATTCTGGCTGGCATTGGCCGGCGCGGTCACCGCGTGGTACTGCTACATCATCAAGCCAGAACTGCCGGGCAAGATTCGCACCGCGTTGGCGTTTCCCGTAAAAATTCTCGAAGACAAATACGGCTTCGATCGCTTCTACAGCTGGTTTTTTGCCTCGGGCGCTCGCAAGCTCGGCCAGGGTCTGTGGCGATTCGGCGATGTCACCATCATCGACGGCATCATGGTTAACGGTACGGCGAAACTGATCGGCTGGTTCTCCGGCGTGGCGCGCAGCGTACAAACCGGTTATGTGTACACCTATGCATTCACCATGATCTTCGGGGTGTTCGTGGCCCTCTCACTCGTTTACATGAAGCTTGGCTGA
- the nuoH gene encoding NADH-quinone oxidoreductase subunit NuoH, translating into MDALLQTLKQTFMSTLGNEWGQPAWALVSASVMIVMIVVPLLTFVLYFQLVERWVIGWMQVRRGPNRVTFFGIKWLGGFGQPVADAMKLMLKEQIVPTGANRWMFLIAPVLSVTPAMAVWAMIPFTPTWVVANVDAGLLVILAMASMGVYGVIVAGWASNSKYAFIGAMRSAAQVVSYEIAMGFALVCALMAAQSMNLTQVIARQDGPYGALEWFWIPLFPMFIVQFIAGVAETNRHPFDVAEGESEIVAGPLVEYSGMTWSLFFLAEYANMLMVATLSTILFMGGWLTPIPHSVVELIPAGLLRMPFDSGIHWMFIKMMALMMIFVWIRASFPRYRYDQLMRLGWKILIPITIVWIVVTGVRLTEAINNLPVMNWWFGK; encoded by the coding sequence ATGGACGCACTCCTGCAAACCCTGAAACAAACTTTCATGAGCACACTCGGTAACGAGTGGGGGCAGCCGGCGTGGGCGTTGGTCTCGGCAAGCGTGATGATCGTGATGATCGTCGTGCCATTATTGACTTTCGTACTGTATTTTCAGCTCGTCGAACGTTGGGTAATCGGCTGGATGCAGGTGCGCAGGGGCCCGAATCGCGTCACATTTTTCGGCATCAAATGGCTGGGCGGTTTCGGTCAACCGGTGGCTGATGCCATGAAGCTGATGCTCAAGGAGCAAATTGTTCCGACGGGTGCGAACCGGTGGATGTTCCTGATTGCGCCGGTGCTATCGGTCACGCCGGCGATGGCAGTTTGGGCCATGATTCCGTTTACGCCAACCTGGGTGGTTGCAAACGTGGATGCGGGATTGTTGGTGATACTTGCGATGGCCTCGATGGGTGTCTACGGCGTTATCGTGGCGGGCTGGGCATCGAATTCCAAATATGCCTTTATCGGTGCGATGCGCTCGGCCGCACAAGTGGTTTCATACGAAATCGCGATGGGCTTCGCGCTGGTCTGCGCGCTGATGGCCGCGCAGAGCATGAATCTCACCCAGGTTATTGCGCGACAGGACGGGCCCTACGGCGCGCTTGAGTGGTTCTGGATTCCGCTGTTCCCCATGTTCATCGTTCAGTTCATTGCCGGAGTCGCCGAAACCAACCGGCATCCGTTCGACGTGGCGGAAGGCGAGTCCGAAATTGTCGCCGGGCCGCTGGTGGAATACTCGGGCATGACCTGGTCGCTGTTCTTTCTGGCCGAATACGCCAACATGCTGATGGTCGCGACGCTTTCGACCATTCTGTTCATGGGCGGCTGGCTGACTCCCATTCCACACAGTGTTGTGGAGTTGATCCCGGCGGGCTTGCTGAGAATGCCGTTTGATTCTGGCATTCACTGGATGTTCATCAAGATGATGGCGCTGATGATGATCTTCGTCTGGATTCGTGCCTCGTTCCCGCGCTATCGCTACGATCAGCTAATGCGTTTGGGTTGGAAGATCTTAATTCCCATCACAATCGTGTGGATTGTAGTGACCGGCGTCAGGTTGACGGAGGCGATCAATAATCTGCCAGTGATGAATTGGTGGTTTGGAAAATAG
- a CDS encoding NADH-quinone oxidoreductase subunit G: MINLEIDGKAVQVENGATVMDAANKVGTFIPHFCYHKKLSIAANCRMCLVQIEKAPKPMPACATPASEGMKVQTNSEYAKTAQKGVMEFLLINHPLDCPICDQGGECQLQDLAVGYGTSASRYQEEKRVVVNKNLGPLISTDMTRCIHCTRCVRFGQEIAGVMELGQAGRGEHSEILAFVGKTVDSELSGNMIDLCPVGALTSKPFRYSARSWELSRRKSVSPHDGLGSNLVVQVKQDRVMRVLPLENEAINECWLSDKDRFSYEGLNSEGRLTKPMMKVGDVWSEVDWPIALQAAAEGLKLVKEKHGAESVGALASPHQTLEEIYLFNKLVRGLGSNSVDTRLRQADFSADGKIAGVRWLGMKFADIGGLQSVLVVGSTLRKEHPLIANRLRQAAKKGLQVNIVHIADDDLLMKVANKSVVRPSEMVALLGAIAKALVEIKKASLPSDVASAVAGLVISSDAKAIAQSLADKEKTAVVLGNFAQHHPQYALLHVLGQEIARLCGGTFGLLSEAANSVGAAVVGAEPGKGGFDAQGMVDQSRKAYVLMGVDPQLDFGNPVVTMAALTTAEFVVSLATFKGESADFADVILPIAPFTETAGTFVNAEGTVQSFNGVVKPLGEARPAWKVLRVLGNLCGLQGFDQENVNSIRNEIAPDLQVFVNSRLNNTISGVKLEIPASASGIERVADVPIYAADSLVRHAVSLQKSTDARNAKRILLAGDVAEKQGIRDGMVVRVTQNGNSVTLIAAIDVGLAPGCARIAAALPETAALGPMFGSISIEKAAMAAAAE, encoded by the coding sequence ATGATCAACTTAGAGATAGACGGCAAAGCCGTCCAGGTAGAAAACGGTGCAACGGTGATGGATGCGGCCAACAAGGTCGGCACCTTCATTCCGCATTTCTGCTATCACAAGAAATTGTCGATTGCGGCGAACTGCCGCATGTGCCTGGTGCAGATCGAAAAAGCGCCCAAGCCCATGCCCGCTTGCGCGACCCCTGCAAGCGAAGGCATGAAAGTGCAGACCAATTCCGAATATGCCAAGACCGCGCAAAAAGGTGTAATGGAATTCCTGCTGATAAACCACCCGCTCGATTGCCCCATCTGCGATCAGGGTGGCGAATGCCAGTTGCAGGATCTGGCAGTGGGCTATGGCACTTCCGCTTCGCGTTATCAGGAAGAAAAGCGCGTGGTGGTGAACAAGAATCTGGGGCCACTGATTTCCACCGACATGACGCGCTGCATTCATTGCACCCGCTGTGTTCGTTTCGGCCAGGAAATTGCCGGCGTGATGGAACTGGGCCAGGCGGGCCGCGGCGAGCACTCGGAAATCCTCGCCTTTGTTGGCAAGACGGTCGACTCGGAATTGTCCGGCAACATGATTGACTTGTGCCCCGTCGGCGCACTGACCTCGAAGCCATTCCGCTATAGCGCGCGCAGCTGGGAATTGTCCCGCCGCAAGTCGGTATCGCCGCACGACGGACTGGGTTCCAACCTGGTGGTGCAGGTCAAGCAGGATCGCGTGATGCGCGTCTTGCCGCTTGAGAATGAGGCGATAAATGAATGTTGGTTGTCAGACAAGGACCGTTTCTCGTATGAAGGTCTGAATTCTGAAGGTCGCCTCACCAAGCCAATGATGAAAGTCGGCGATGTGTGGTCCGAGGTGGATTGGCCGATTGCCCTGCAGGCCGCCGCTGAAGGTTTGAAATTGGTGAAAGAAAAGCATGGCGCCGAATCGGTTGGCGCATTGGCTTCGCCGCACCAGACGCTGGAAGAGATCTATCTTTTTAACAAGCTTGTTCGTGGGCTGGGATCGAACAGCGTCGATACGCGCCTGCGTCAGGCAGACTTTAGTGCTGACGGTAAGATTGCCGGTGTGCGCTGGCTTGGCATGAAGTTCGCCGATATAGGCGGCCTGCAAAGTGTGCTGGTGGTCGGGTCCACGCTACGAAAAGAACACCCGCTGATAGCCAATCGCTTGCGCCAGGCTGCAAAGAAGGGCTTGCAAGTCAATATCGTGCATATCGCCGATGATGACCTGTTGATGAAAGTTGCCAACAAGTCGGTGGTTCGTCCCAGTGAAATGGTTGCTCTGCTGGGTGCAATCGCCAAGGCGTTGGTGGAAATCAAGAAAGCGTCACTACCGAGCGACGTGGCCAGTGCCGTTGCCGGGCTTGTCATCTCATCGGATGCCAAAGCCATCGCACAAAGTCTCGCCGACAAAGAAAAAACGGCAGTGGTGCTCGGTAACTTTGCGCAGCATCATCCGCAGTACGCGCTATTGCATGTCCTGGGCCAGGAAATCGCTCGTTTGTGTGGCGGCACTTTTGGCCTGCTAAGCGAGGCCGCAAATAGTGTCGGTGCCGCGGTGGTTGGTGCTGAGCCAGGCAAAGGCGGATTTGATGCGCAAGGCATGGTTGACCAGTCGCGCAAGGCATATGTGCTGATGGGGGTTGACCCTCAATTGGATTTCGGTAATCCCGTCGTAACGATGGCAGCACTTACGACTGCGGAATTCGTGGTGTCGCTCGCCACGTTCAAGGGAGAGTCGGCAGATTTTGCGGATGTCATATTGCCGATTGCGCCATTCACCGAGACTGCGGGTACTTTCGTCAATGCCGAGGGAACCGTGCAATCTTTCAATGGCGTGGTGAAACCGCTGGGTGAAGCGCGTCCGGCATGGAAAGTATTGCGTGTCCTTGGTAATTTATGTGGGCTGCAGGGTTTCGATCAGGAGAATGTCAATTCAATCCGCAATGAGATTGCTCCCGATTTGCAGGTTTTCGTCAATTCGCGGCTCAACAACACGATCAGCGGTGTCAAGTTGGAGATTCCCGCATCGGCTTCTGGTATTGAGCGTGTTGCGGATGTGCCGATCTATGCCGCGGATTCACTGGTTCGCCATGCGGTGAGCCTGCAAAAATCCACTGACGCCAGAAACGCGAAGCGCATCCTGCTCGCCGGGGACGTTGCGGAAAAGCAGGGCATTCGTGACGGGATGGTTGTGCGCGTCACCCAGAATGGAAACAGCGTGACGTTGATTGCAGCAATCGATGTTGGGTTAGCGCCCGGATGCGCGCGCATTGCGGCGGCGTTGCCCGAGACGGCAGCCCTCGGCCCGATGTTTGGTTCAATCAGTATTGAAAAGGCGGCGATGGCTGCCGCGGCGGAATAG
- the nuoK gene encoding NADH-quinone oxidoreductase subunit NuoK, with protein sequence MIVLSDYLMLSAVLFAISIAGIFLNRKNIIVLLMAIELMLLAVNMNFIAFSHFLNDIHGQVFVFFILTVAAAESAIGLAILVVLFRNHRSINVDDIGTLKG encoded by the coding sequence GTGATTGTCTTGTCCGACTACCTGATGCTATCGGCCGTGCTGTTCGCGATTTCCATCGCCGGTATTTTCCTGAACCGCAAAAACATCATCGTACTGCTCATGGCGATCGAGCTGATGTTGCTCGCCGTGAACATGAACTTCATAGCCTTCTCGCATTTCCTGAATGACATTCACGGGCAGGTATTTGTATTTTTTATCCTGACAGTCGCGGCAGCAGAGTCGGCGATTGGCCTTGCGATTCTGGTGGTGCTGTTCCGGAACCACAGGTCAATCAATGTCGATGACATCGGCACCCTGAAAGGCTGA
- a CDS encoding NUDIX hydrolase — MPSSAPSSFPDLTEHTLSSERLLDGKLICVQRDRVSLPDGSESWREYVLHPGAVVIAAFVDDDTLIFEHQYRYPVRRHFIELPAGKIDPHEPHGETARRELLEETGYTAIHWQHGITMHAGIGYSNETIELYVARDLSHVGHQRDAGEFMEVFTMSLDEAVEKVGTGEITDTKTAFSLLWLDKFRHRLISTMSTGLPT, encoded by the coding sequence ATGCCATCCAGCGCTCCTTCTAGTTTCCCCGACCTGACCGAACACACACTATCCAGCGAACGCCTGCTGGATGGGAAACTGATTTGCGTGCAGCGCGATCGCGTGAGCCTTCCCGACGGCAGTGAATCGTGGCGGGAATATGTGCTGCATCCCGGTGCGGTCGTCATTGCCGCGTTTGTGGACGATGACACCCTCATCTTTGAACATCAGTACCGCTACCCCGTGCGTCGCCATTTCATTGAGCTGCCCGCTGGCAAGATCGATCCGCACGAGCCCCATGGCGAGACCGCGCGGCGCGAATTGCTGGAAGAAACCGGGTATACCGCGATCCACTGGCAACACGGCATTACCATGCACGCCGGAATCGGCTATTCCAACGAAACGATCGAGCTTTACGTCGCGCGGGATTTGAGCCACGTCGGGCATCAGCGCGATGCAGGGGAATTCATGGAGGTATTCACGATGTCGCTCGATGAGGCGGTTGAAAAGGTCGGGACAGGCGAGATCACGGATACCAAGACGGCGTTTTCGCTGCTTTGGCTGGATAAGTTTCGTCATCGTCTCATTTCAACAATGTCTACAGGCCTGCCCACATGA